The nucleotide window GGGGCTGGTCGACTTCTATCTGGTCATCAATGAATCCACCCATACCAGAATCGACACGCAGCTGGGTTTCAACCATCTGGTCGCCCACGCCCGGACCTACCGCCTGATCAAATCGCTGTGCAATGTGCCGGTCAGCTCGGCGCATATGGCGACACAGACCTTCCCATACCGCTATTATGACGAGCTGGACCGGGTCATGGCGGCGTACCGGGATTTTCAGTATAACGGCTGCTTCCTGCACGCGATCGCCACCGGCGAACTGATTTCGCCGTTCGGTGAAGCGGAGGAGTGTCCGGAACTCAAGGGAGCGGCGGACTATTGGGCAGTCAACCTTTATACGCGGGAACTCATCGATTCCCGCCGGAAAGATCTGTCCGCTTCCCGTTTCCCGCACAAGAAACTGCGGATGATCGACAAGGATTTCTATCTGGAGGAGATGTATCCCGAAGGCATGACCGCCATGCTGGAACGCTTTCGCGACAAGCCGATTTACATTACGGAGAACGGCTGCAGCTGCAACGACGACCGCTTCCGCATCGTCTACCTGGCTCTTTACCTTTCAGCGGTGCATGACGCGCTCAAGCGGGGCATGGATGTGCGCGGCTATCTCTACTGGTCGCTGATGGACAACTACGAATGGAGTTCCTTCCTGCCCCGCTTCGGTCTCGTGAATGTGGACTTCAAGACCTTTGAACGGACTCCGAAGCCGAGTGCCGCATTTTACCGCGAAATCATTGAAAACAACGGCTTTTCGCAGGAGATACTGAGAAAATACCTGCATGAGCTCCCGACACTGGAAATAACCTGCTGAGAATATACGTCCGCCGCTCCCGGTTCATGACCCGACTCTCCGGAGCAGCAGGCAAGGAGCCGCTTCGGGTTACCAGCCCGGAGAAAAGAAGCTTCTGAAAATCCGGAACAGAAATTTTACATCTAAAATACGAAAAGGGGCTGTTGCAAAACCTCATAAGGTATGCGACAGCCCTTTTTCTTTTGAATCTCGGTAAAATTGTGTATAATAAGGCTATGATCAGGAGATGACCATGGCCTATTTTACAAATTTTCAGGACTATTTGTTTCTTTGCTCAGATCTATCATCTGAGGAAAAGCAGAAACTCGATAATTATCTCTGGATTTTAGAGTACTCGGGCGTAAGTCGAATAATAGCAGAAACAGTAACGAAAAGCATCGAAAAAGGCGGAAGACCATCTCATAATCCGTTTCGTTTATTTTCCGCCATGTTATTTGCATTTTCTAAACATTCGGGAAGTCTTCGGCGCATTGAAGACAGCATTCGATTTGACACACGTTTTATGTATTTGATGGAACAAAAGGTTCCGTCATATTCCACAATTTCCAGGTTTTACAACAACATAGTTGTTGCAAGACAGCGAGAAATATTCTCATGTATCATGAAAGAGATTGTTCGGAAATATAACATTGACATATCTGAAGTCTTTATCGACGGAACAAAGCTTGAAGCCAATGCCAATAAATATAAATTCGTCTGGAAGCCTAGAAAAAAGCATGATAAGCTAAACGAAGGCCTCAGATCAATTATTTCTGCCTATTTTCATTTGCCGCCAGGGAAAAAAGAATTTATATCGAAAGAAGTAGCTCAATTTCTCTCTATGCTCAAGCAGAAAATTACAGATAGAAACATTTCTGTTGTAAGTGGTTCAGGGCATCGACAGACGCAGATTGTCAAAGATTATCATTCATTGGAGAAAATGTTATTGAAAACATTGCAATATGAAGAAATTGAAGCGATTTGCGGCACTGAACGGAATTCTTATTACAAAACAGACAAAGATGCAACAGCAATGTGCTTGAAAACGGATTATTATTCAGGTCTCGGAAGTAACATGCATGCCGCGTATTCTCTTCAAATTGTAGTTTCGAAAGGACTAATCCTGGATTATCTTGTGTCCCAAGATAGATCCGACAGTAAGACTTTTATACCTCTACTTAACAACTATCATGCAGACTATGGTTCTTTCCCGGAAAAGTTGTGCGCAGATAGTGGATATGGTTCGTTGGATAACTACAGATATATGGCTGCTGAGGGCATAGAAAACTATGTCAAACCGCAGATTTGGCAGAAGATGGTTCGCGGAGAATATATCGATCTATACAGTTTCGATGAAGAACAAAACCTGATTTGTTTGAACGGCAGAAAGGCAGTTAAACTTGATAGTTATGGAACTCATTCCAGAGGGAAAGGAACCAAGTTTTATCATATTGAGAATTGCAACGAATGTAAATTTAAACCGTATTGTATGAGATGTGTTGCTGATAAAGAACGCCAAGATAGAGTTTTTGAGGTATGTTACGAACTGTATGAATTCAAGAAACAAGCGGTACAAAATCTACTTTCGCCGAAAGGAATTGAAATGCGTATCAATCGTTCATCCCAAGTAGAAGGAACTTTCGGCGTTATAAAGCAGGATATGGATTATGAAAGGGTCAGCCGAAAAGGTCTCGATAATGTCAGTGCTGAGTGTATGCTCGTTTGTCTGG belongs to Victivallis lenta and includes:
- a CDS encoding transposase, producing the protein MAYFTNFQDYLFLCSDLSSEEKQKLDNYLWILEYSGVSRIIAETVTKSIEKGGRPSHNPFRLFSAMLFAFSKHSGSLRRIEDSIRFDTRFMYLMEQKVPSYSTISRFYNNIVVARQREIFSCIMKEIVRKYNIDISEVFIDGTKLEANANKYKFVWKPRKKHDKLNEGLRSIISAYFHLPPGKKEFISKEVAQFLSMLKQKITDRNISVVSGSGHRQTQIVKDYHSLEKMLLKTLQYEEIEAICGTERNSYYKTDKDATAMCLKTDYYSGLGSNMHAAYSLQIVVSKGLILDYLVSQDRSDSKTFIPLLNNYHADYGSFPEKLCADSGYGSLDNYRYMAAEGIENYVKPQIWQKMVRGEYIDLYSFDEEQNLICLNGRKAVKLDSYGTHSRGKGTKFYHIENCNECKFKPYCMRCVADKERQDRVFEVCYELYEFKKQAVQNLLSPKGIEMRINRSSQVEGTFGVIKQDMDYERVSRKGLDNVSAECMLVCLGYNIRKLFSFFEGKGKTDYWIAPADLEPEVPKKANLKRLMKKQLMGQNEMLRESYKYGKRAAAKP
- a CDS encoding glycoside hydrolase family 1 protein — encoded protein: MYDVFSLPDFSFPEGFLWGSASAGHQVEGDNIHSDAWHQEQKDNREEPSGKACDNWRLFREDARLVASLGHRAYRYSVEWSRVEPEEGRFDQSALDHYKEMSELFKQFGVKTFVTLNHFTVPQWFAAKGGFWKRENLPYFLRYAEKVVKTLTGLVDFYLVINESTHTRIDTQLGFNHLVAHARTYRLIKSLCNVPVSSAHMATQTFPYRYYDELDRVMAAYRDFQYNGCFLHAIATGELISPFGEAEECPELKGAADYWAVNLYTRELIDSRRKDLSASRFPHKKLRMIDKDFYLEEMYPEGMTAMLERFRDKPIYITENGCSCNDDRFRIVYLALYLSAVHDALKRGMDVRGYLYWSLMDNYEWSSFLPRFGLVNVDFKTFERTPKPSAAFYREIIENNGFSQEILRKYLHELPTLEITC